The following are from one region of the Leucobacter sp. Psy1 genome:
- a CDS encoding ABC transporter substrate-binding protein, with product MNRTSRFAVVGIAAALTLTGCAGQTEGNGTAAAADSLLPAAEGATEYPLTLDTAWGETTLEERPERIVTLTADGTSTEELLALGGVPAASTAIEDTFVWLDAELVERIETQVPADPQADPYPLETIAAADPDLIVINDDLTDHYEQLSEIAPVLSVDRNSVPEGENRWETTIPALGEALDLQQTAADAMAAYDETIAGVRQEHPEFTGKTATYVVYFGKEYGMNYESTDGADPSHLLQELGFERNPKAEQFSGGAVNDKSASTVSEEQLSEIDADVLIMSDNSEGSITDITGNSLYQSLGAVTSGHDLIITNNFTDYAIDGETHQGNLPWAFARTSLLGKAWAAEQLAAPLGAKLTS from the coding sequence ATGAATCGCACATCGCGCTTCGCCGTCGTCGGCATCGCCGCCGCGCTGACCCTCACCGGTTGCGCGGGCCAGACCGAGGGGAATGGAACCGCTGCAGCAGCTGACAGCCTCCTCCCCGCCGCGGAGGGGGCGACCGAGTACCCGTTGACGCTCGACACCGCGTGGGGCGAGACCACGCTCGAGGAACGACCCGAGCGGATCGTGACACTCACCGCTGACGGCACCTCGACCGAAGAGCTGCTCGCGCTCGGCGGAGTACCCGCAGCCTCGACGGCGATCGAGGACACCTTCGTGTGGCTCGACGCCGAACTCGTCGAGCGAATCGAGACGCAAGTGCCTGCGGACCCGCAGGCCGATCCCTACCCCCTCGAGACGATCGCCGCAGCCGATCCCGATCTGATCGTCATCAACGACGATCTCACCGATCATTACGAGCAGCTCAGCGAGATCGCCCCCGTTCTCAGCGTCGACCGCAACAGTGTCCCCGAGGGCGAGAACCGGTGGGAGACGACGATACCGGCGCTCGGCGAGGCACTCGACCTTCAGCAGACCGCGGCCGACGCCATGGCCGCGTACGACGAGACCATCGCCGGAGTGCGCCAGGAGCACCCCGAATTCACCGGGAAGACCGCCACCTACGTCGTGTACTTCGGCAAGGAATATGGCATGAACTACGAGTCGACCGATGGGGCGGACCCCTCGCACCTCCTCCAGGAGCTCGGATTCGAGCGGAACCCGAAGGCCGAGCAGTTCTCCGGCGGCGCCGTCAACGACAAGTCGGCCTCGACCGTGAGCGAGGAGCAGCTCTCCGAAATCGACGCGGATGTGCTCATCATGTCCGACAACTCCGAGGGAAGCATCACCGACATCACCGGGAACTCGCTCTACCAGAGCCTCGGGGCAGTCACGAGCGGTCACGACCTGATCATCACCAACAACTTCACCGACTACGCGATCGACGGAGAGACGCACCAGGGCAACCTGCCATGGGCGTTCGCGCGCACCAGCCTGCTCGGCAAGGCCTGGGCCGCCGAGCAGCTCGCGGCTCCCCTGGGCGCGAAGCTCACGAGCTGA
- a CDS encoding MarR family winged helix-turn-helix transcriptional regulator — protein sequence MDSTEARRGDNGVTRNLYRLDATGTGIESEHPELDENDLAGISQLMNTLARLREAELLLSEASRKYMNLSDQDMRALHYLIVAKRQGQIVTPSVLAAHLRISAASTTKLLNRLERGNHIVRRLHPQDRRAFMIEITPETEASARESVGRHQARRFHAAARLTSSERDVVTRFLTDMTEEISLDNAEWARPSDH from the coding sequence ATGGATTCGACTGAGGCGCGACGCGGTGACAACGGCGTGACGCGAAACCTCTATCGACTCGACGCCACCGGAACCGGCATCGAGAGCGAGCACCCCGAACTCGACGAGAACGATCTCGCAGGGATCTCCCAACTGATGAACACGCTGGCTCGTCTGCGAGAAGCCGAACTCCTCCTCTCGGAGGCGTCGCGCAAATACATGAACCTCAGCGACCAAGACATGAGAGCCCTGCATTACCTCATCGTCGCGAAACGTCAGGGGCAGATCGTGACCCCCAGCGTTCTCGCCGCGCACCTGCGCATCTCAGCGGCATCGACGACGAAGCTGCTCAATCGGCTCGAACGCGGCAATCACATCGTGCGCCGCCTGCACCCGCAAGACCGGCGCGCGTTCATGATCGAGATCACTCCGGAAACCGAGGCCTCCGCACGGGAGTCGGTGGGGCGCCACCAGGCCAGGCGATTTCATGCTGCGGCTCGACTCACCAGCAGCGAACGCGATGTGGTGACACGCTTCCTCACCGACATGACCGAAGAGATTTCACTCGACAATGCCGAGTGGGCGCGCCCGAGCGATCACTGA
- a CDS encoding iron chelate uptake ABC transporter family permease subunit: MTRIDFGYPSLSVRTRWISGRLAVRLATVTATLFILAMVLAIFAITLGDYPLRFDEMVRTLIGSGEEFHRTIVIEWRLPVLLAALVFGALLGVGGAIFQSLTRNPLGSPDVIGFDAGSYTAVVALMLVAGNTSYWPIAGAAICGGLLTAFAVYVLAYRRGIQGFRLIIVGIGVTAMLGSVNSYLITRADLRDAVAVGFWGAGSLGRVSWSSMIPSLIVAAVIFIAASLLAGDLRRLEMGDDAAVTLGTRIGRARLLLIVVGVSTTAMVTAAAGPIGFIALVAPQIARRLTGTAGVSLLASAAMGCLLLTAAQLLSLLFAQLMRPVPVGLITISLGGVYLIWLLIRETRTQYGTTS, translated from the coding sequence GTGACCCGAATCGACTTCGGCTATCCGAGCCTCAGCGTGCGGACCCGCTGGATATCGGGTCGTCTCGCCGTGCGCCTCGCGACGGTCACCGCGACGCTGTTCATCCTCGCGATGGTGCTCGCAATCTTCGCCATCACGCTCGGCGACTACCCGCTGCGCTTCGACGAAATGGTTCGCACGCTCATCGGCAGCGGTGAGGAGTTCCACCGCACCATCGTCATCGAGTGGCGACTGCCGGTCCTGCTCGCGGCACTCGTCTTCGGCGCGCTCCTCGGCGTCGGCGGAGCCATCTTCCAGTCCTTGACGCGCAATCCGCTCGGATCACCAGACGTCATCGGGTTCGACGCCGGTTCGTACACCGCCGTTGTCGCCCTCATGCTCGTCGCGGGCAACACCTCGTACTGGCCCATCGCAGGTGCTGCGATCTGCGGCGGCCTCCTCACCGCGTTCGCCGTCTACGTGCTCGCCTACCGGCGCGGCATTCAGGGATTCCGTCTCATCATCGTCGGCATCGGCGTGACAGCCATGCTCGGCTCCGTGAACTCCTACCTCATTACTCGCGCCGACCTGCGCGATGCCGTCGCCGTCGGTTTCTGGGGCGCCGGCTCGCTCGGCAGAGTCTCCTGGTCGAGCATGATCCCCTCCCTCATCGTCGCCGCCGTCATCTTCATCGCCGCGAGCCTGCTCGCCGGAGATCTCAGACGACTCGAGATGGGTGACGACGCCGCCGTCACGCTCGGCACCCGTATCGGTCGGGCGCGTCTGCTCCTCATCGTCGTCGGCGTCTCCACCACCGCCATGGTGACCGCAGCCGCCGGTCCCATCGGATTCATCGCGCTCGTCGCCCCGCAGATCGCCCGAAGACTCACCGGCACCGCCGGCGTGAGCCTCCTTGCCTCAGCGGCGATGGGGTGCCTCCTCCTCACGGCCGCCCAGCTGCTTTCTCTGCTGTTCGCCCAGCTCATGCGACCGGTGCCGGTCGGCCTCATCACCATCAGCCTGGGAGGGGTCTACCTCATCTGGCTGCTGATTCGCGAAACCCGCACACAGTACGGAACCACATCATGA
- a CDS encoding iron ABC transporter permease, translating to MTALQTREPQKAAIGGWRNRRTLGLFAIIATLAVSVLASLAFGSKPLPLTEVFDVLSQPDGSEASAIVWTMRIPRTIVGIVVGAAFGVAGAVIQALTRNPLADPGILGVNAGASFAVTLGVGYLGLTGITGYVWFAFAGAAGATILVYLIGSTGRGAASPITLVLAGVALAAVLSGVTQFVRLLDPETFRAVLRWGLGSIARTDPGDTALVLPFIAVGLLLAVVISGSLNSIALGDDLAASLGTRVVLTRVLGLISVTLLAGAATALTGGIAFIGLMIPHIVRWFVGPDQRWIIAYSALAAPVLVLAADAIGRVIARPGEIEVGVLTAIVGAPVLIALVRRRKASGL from the coding sequence GTGACCGCACTCCAGACACGTGAGCCGCAGAAAGCGGCGATCGGCGGGTGGAGAAACCGCCGGACGCTGGGTCTGTTCGCGATCATCGCCACCCTTGCGGTGTCGGTGCTCGCGAGCCTCGCGTTCGGCTCGAAACCCCTCCCGCTGACCGAGGTCTTCGACGTCCTCAGCCAGCCCGACGGCTCCGAAGCCTCGGCGATCGTCTGGACGATGCGGATCCCGCGCACCATCGTCGGCATCGTCGTCGGCGCGGCCTTCGGCGTCGCGGGCGCCGTCATCCAAGCGCTCACACGGAACCCGCTCGCGGATCCCGGAATCCTGGGCGTCAATGCTGGAGCCAGTTTCGCCGTCACACTGGGGGTCGGCTACCTCGGCTTGACCGGGATCACGGGTTACGTCTGGTTCGCCTTCGCCGGCGCTGCGGGAGCCACGATCCTCGTGTATCTCATCGGCTCAACGGGGCGCGGAGCGGCCTCGCCGATCACGCTCGTGCTCGCCGGCGTCGCGCTCGCCGCAGTGCTCTCCGGCGTGACGCAGTTCGTCAGGCTGCTCGACCCCGAGACGTTCCGGGCCGTCCTGCGATGGGGGCTCGGATCCATCGCGCGCACCGATCCCGGCGACACCGCACTGGTGCTCCCGTTCATCGCCGTCGGGCTCCTGCTCGCCGTCGTGATCTCGGGGTCGTTGAACTCGATCGCGCTCGGCGACGACCTCGCCGCATCGCTGGGCACCCGGGTGGTCCTCACGCGCGTGCTCGGCCTCATCTCGGTGACGCTGCTCGCCGGAGCTGCGACCGCTCTCACCGGAGGCATCGCATTCATCGGGCTGATGATCCCGCACATCGTGCGCTGGTTCGTGGGCCCAGACCAGCGCTGGATCATCGCCTACTCGGCGCTCGCCGCGCCGGTGCTCGTGCTCGCGGCCGACGCCATCGGACGCGTGATCGCGCGCCCGGGAGAGATCGAGGTCGGCGTGCTGACCGCGATCGTCGGCGCCCCAGTCCTGATCGCACTCGTTCGCCGCAGAAAGGCGAGTGGACTGTGA
- the idi gene encoding isopentenyl-diphosphate Delta-isomerase, protein MARSPELLVLLDSDGTPIGRREKHEVHGFDTPLHLAFSCYLLDDDGKVLVTRRALEKQAWPGVWTNSFCGHPAPGEPMEAAIRRRAQQELGAEIDEVRERLPDFRYRAVDASGIVENEICPVYTAVVSGSVNPEPNEVVEWEWVDPEVLLRSVTGTPFAFSPWLREQLPSLIERSAFTGAGVV, encoded by the coding sequence ATGGCGAGATCCCCCGAGCTGTTGGTGCTCCTCGACTCAGACGGCACGCCGATCGGTCGCCGAGAGAAGCACGAGGTGCACGGCTTCGATACGCCGCTGCATCTCGCGTTCTCCTGCTACCTGCTCGACGACGACGGTAAGGTGCTGGTCACGCGACGTGCACTCGAGAAGCAGGCATGGCCCGGAGTGTGGACGAACAGCTTCTGCGGTCACCCCGCGCCAGGCGAGCCTATGGAGGCCGCGATCCGACGACGAGCTCAGCAGGAGCTCGGCGCTGAGATCGATGAGGTCCGGGAGCGCCTGCCCGACTTCCGCTATCGGGCGGTCGACGCGAGCGGCATCGTTGAAAACGAGATCTGCCCCGTGTACACCGCGGTGGTCAGCGGCAGCGTGAACCCTGAGCCGAACGAGGTCGTCGAATGGGAGTGGGTGGACCCCGAAGTGCTCCTGCGCTCGGTCACCGGCACCCCTTTCGCTTTCAGCCCCTGGCTGCGCGAGCAGCTCCCGAGTCTGATCGAGCGGTCGGCCTTTACCGGGGCGGGAGTCGTATGA
- the crtI gene encoding phytoene desaturase family protein, with protein MTRTVVIGGGIAGLATAALLAREGHQVRLLEQNERVGGRAGTLERDGFRFDTGPSWYLMPSVFEHFFALLGTTAEEQLDLRMLDPGYRVYGEPDPSGGARGITVPHGIDRVVDLFERVEPGSGPVLREYLQSAAHASDMAERYFLYNPFTRLGAVAIPEVLRAAPQLIRLLGSSLERFVARRFRNPLLRQILGYPAVFLGTDPRRAPAMYHLMSGLDLDEGVQYPMGGFWGIVERLEALAREAGVEIVTGARVTEILTRRSGSGLTVSGVRWQDQHGGTAGGPGALHIEHANLVVSGADLHHTETELLPPAARSTPERVWQRTESGPGAVLVLLGVRGEIPQLEHHSLFFTRDWNANFDAIFGDDAHVPDPASLYVCRPSATDPHVAPAGHENLFVLIPVPADTTIGSGGPDGAGDDAVERAADAAIQQIASWAGIPDLAERIVVRHTIGPEDFARDYASWRGGMLGPAHVLRQSAMFRAQNASKRVDGLFYAGATTAPGVGVPMCLISAELVLKRIRGDHSPGPTAPREARSAAEASQ; from the coding sequence ATGACGCGCACCGTGGTCATCGGGGGCGGGATCGCCGGTCTGGCGACCGCAGCGCTGCTCGCGCGCGAGGGGCACCAGGTCCGACTGCTCGAGCAGAACGAACGGGTCGGCGGGCGGGCGGGCACGCTGGAACGGGACGGGTTCCGGTTCGACACCGGACCATCGTGGTATCTGATGCCGAGCGTCTTCGAGCACTTCTTCGCGCTGCTCGGCACAACGGCCGAGGAGCAGCTCGACCTGCGCATGCTGGATCCCGGCTATCGGGTCTATGGGGAACCCGACCCTTCCGGTGGCGCGCGCGGGATCACCGTGCCGCACGGGATCGACCGTGTCGTCGACCTCTTCGAGCGGGTGGAGCCGGGCAGCGGCCCTGTGCTCCGCGAGTATCTGCAGTCCGCGGCCCACGCCTCGGACATGGCAGAGCGCTACTTCCTGTACAACCCGTTCACCCGCCTCGGGGCCGTCGCGATTCCCGAGGTGCTTCGAGCTGCCCCGCAACTGATCCGTCTGCTCGGTTCCTCGCTCGAGCGCTTCGTCGCGCGGCGGTTCCGCAATCCGTTGCTCCGGCAGATTCTCGGGTATCCCGCGGTGTTCCTCGGTACAGATCCGCGCCGCGCTCCCGCGATGTATCACCTCATGAGCGGCCTCGATCTCGACGAGGGCGTGCAGTATCCGATGGGCGGGTTCTGGGGGATCGTCGAGCGGCTCGAGGCGCTCGCCCGCGAGGCAGGCGTCGAGATCGTGACCGGGGCGCGCGTCACGGAGATACTCACACGACGCAGCGGATCAGGGCTCACCGTCAGCGGAGTGCGTTGGCAGGATCAGCACGGTGGCACCGCTGGCGGGCCCGGGGCGCTGCACATCGAGCACGCGAATCTCGTGGTGTCCGGAGCAGACCTGCACCACACCGAGACGGAACTGCTCCCGCCGGCCGCGCGGAGTACTCCGGAGCGCGTCTGGCAGAGGACCGAGAGCGGGCCCGGGGCCGTGCTCGTGCTCCTCGGAGTGCGGGGGGAGATCCCGCAGCTCGAGCACCACTCGCTGTTCTTCACGCGGGATTGGAACGCGAACTTCGACGCCATCTTCGGGGACGACGCTCACGTGCCCGATCCGGCGTCGCTCTACGTCTGCCGGCCGAGCGCGACCGATCCGCACGTCGCGCCCGCCGGGCACGAGAACCTCTTCGTGCTGATCCCGGTGCCGGCTGACACGACGATCGGCAGTGGCGGACCGGACGGTGCCGGTGATGACGCGGTCGAACGCGCGGCCGATGCCGCGATCCAGCAGATCGCCTCGTGGGCGGGAATCCCGGATCTCGCCGAGCGGATCGTCGTGCGGCACACCATCGGTCCCGAGGATTTCGCACGAGACTACGCGTCCTGGCGAGGTGGCATGCTCGGGCCGGCGCACGTGCTCAGGCAGAGTGCGATGTTCCGTGCGCAGAACGCGTCGAAGCGGGTCGACGGACTCTTCTACGCGGGTGCGACGACGGCCCCGGGAGTCGGAGTGCCGATGTGCCTCATCAGCGCCGAACTCGTGCTCAAACGCATTCGCGGCGATCACTCGCCAGGGCCCACGGCGCCGCGGGAAGCGCGCAGTGCAGCCGAGGCGTCGCAATGA
- a CDS encoding polyprenyl synthetase family protein, whose protein sequence is MSTVTDHDESATIEQEIHEQIRELLDPPNAGPMSGLLSPAPQVAQALRLATHCIAGGKMLRPRLLLGAFDSLGRDHVSTGQESSGVRPPSVLRLAAAIELLHFSFLLHDDVIDEDLFRRGQRNLVGRILDQAGGSDADTGHPSRDRPLHWARTNGILIGNLMLTSAHQVFARQSLRLDDAERLLDLFDIAVSESVVGELCDVGLSDGVIASDLSTVLEMTRMKTATYTFELPLRTAAVLAGASIQVEEALGQVGRHLGVAFQLQDDLLSAFGSASEHGKDSFSDFREGKETALIAYARMTSFWPSIEPLLGAPGFTDVDGIAIRRMLVDCGAEAFIRSMVEDQVRTALDGLSREDGVVPTATAQWVARMVDTLEGRTA, encoded by the coding sequence ATGAGTACGGTGACGGACCACGACGAAAGCGCGACGATCGAGCAGGAGATCCACGAGCAGATCCGGGAACTCCTGGATCCGCCGAACGCCGGTCCGATGTCAGGACTGCTCTCGCCGGCACCCCAAGTGGCTCAGGCGCTCAGACTCGCGACGCACTGCATCGCGGGAGGGAAAATGCTCCGCCCGCGCCTGCTCCTGGGCGCCTTCGACAGCCTCGGACGCGACCATGTCTCCACAGGACAGGAGTCTTCTGGCGTTCGCCCGCCGTCAGTGCTGCGCCTGGCGGCCGCCATCGAACTGCTGCACTTCTCCTTCCTCTTGCACGACGACGTGATCGATGAAGATCTCTTCAGAAGAGGTCAGCGGAACCTCGTCGGCCGCATCCTGGACCAGGCCGGCGGAAGCGACGCCGACACCGGACATCCTTCACGGGATCGCCCGCTGCACTGGGCCAGAACGAACGGAATCCTCATCGGTAACCTGATGCTCACGTCGGCGCACCAGGTGTTCGCACGACAGTCACTGCGTCTCGACGACGCCGAGCGATTGCTCGACCTGTTCGACATTGCCGTCTCGGAATCGGTCGTCGGGGAACTCTGCGATGTCGGACTCAGCGATGGCGTGATCGCCTCGGACCTGAGTACCGTGCTCGAGATGACCCGGATGAAGACGGCGACCTACACCTTCGAACTCCCGTTGCGGACGGCGGCTGTCCTGGCCGGGGCGAGCATCCAGGTCGAGGAGGCCCTCGGCCAAGTCGGCCGGCATCTCGGCGTGGCATTTCAGCTGCAGGACGACCTGCTCTCCGCGTTCGGCAGTGCCAGCGAGCACGGGAAGGATTCGTTCTCCGACTTCCGTGAGGGCAAAGAGACTGCGCTCATCGCTTACGCCCGGATGACCTCGTTCTGGCCGTCCATCGAACCTCTCCTCGGCGCACCCGGTTTTACCGACGTAGACGGGATCGCGATCCGTCGTATGCTCGTCGACTGCGGTGCAGAGGCATTCATCCGGTCGATGGTCGAGGATCAGGTCCGTACCGCACTGGATGGGCTCTCGCGAGAGGATGGTGTCGTACCGACCGCGACCGCGCAGTGGGTCGCACGTATGGTGGATACGCTCGAGGGGAGGACGGCGTGA
- a CDS encoding squalene/phytoene synthase family protein, with protein MRRTLAKLDPLERYSAASERAAGRIIAAYSTSFGLATRLLGPRHRTHVRNIYALVRVADELVDGVAAEAMVDAEVQRTMLDELEADVEQALRTGYSSNPIVHAFGRTARAAGIDASLTGPFFASMRTDLRVAGSPGRDVTTEGGAPAPKEFDAGAHAEYVYGSAEVVGLMCLRVFLRDEQISSAQSARLEYGARRLGAAFQNVNFLRDLADDTDRLGRSYLTAGEEMTPERQAEWITTIRAQLGDAEAVLPELPRDARVAVGCAYRLFAKLTDRLAETPAEQLRTRRVRVADPVKAVLVLRSALDARKSANA; from the coding sequence GTGAGACGGACGCTCGCAAAGCTCGACCCGCTCGAGCGGTACTCCGCCGCGTCCGAGCGCGCGGCCGGACGCATCATCGCCGCGTACTCGACCTCGTTCGGACTGGCGACGCGGCTGCTCGGCCCGCGGCATCGGACCCACGTGCGCAACATCTACGCGCTCGTGCGGGTCGCCGACGAGCTCGTGGATGGGGTGGCCGCAGAGGCAATGGTCGATGCGGAGGTGCAGCGGACCATGCTCGATGAGCTCGAGGCCGACGTGGAGCAAGCGCTCCGAACCGGCTACAGCAGCAACCCGATCGTGCACGCGTTTGGCAGGACCGCTCGTGCGGCCGGAATCGACGCTTCGCTCACCGGCCCGTTCTTCGCCTCCATGCGCACGGACCTCCGCGTCGCTGGTTCGCCCGGGCGAGACGTGACAACGGAAGGCGGCGCTCCGGCCCCGAAGGAGTTCGACGCCGGAGCGCACGCCGAATACGTCTACGGTTCGGCCGAGGTGGTCGGTCTGATGTGCCTGAGGGTCTTCCTGCGAGACGAGCAGATCTCGAGCGCCCAGTCGGCCCGGCTCGAATACGGGGCTCGACGGCTCGGCGCCGCCTTCCAGAACGTCAACTTCCTCCGCGATCTCGCCGACGACACGGACCGACTGGGGCGCAGTTACCTCACCGCAGGAGAAGAGATGACACCCGAGCGGCAGGCCGAGTGGATCACGACGATCCGTGCGCAGCTCGGTGATGCCGAAGCTGTCCTCCCCGAATTGCCCCGCGACGCGCGCGTCGCCGTCGGGTGCGCATACCGACTGTTCGCGAAGCTGACGGATAGGCTCGCCGAGACCCCCGCCGAGCAGTTGCGCACCCGTCGGGTGCGCGTCGCCGACCCCGTGAAGGCGGTTCTGGTGCTGCGATCGGCTCTCGACGCGCGGAAGTCGGCCAACGCATGA
- a CDS encoding ABC transporter ATP-binding protein, translating into MTTPAHPVLHAERATIGYERTIIAKNIDVAVEEQSFTAIIGPNGCGKSTLLRAFARVLKPSEGRILLSGEDLASLKPKEVARRLGLLPQSSLAPDGIRVADLVARGRAPYQNLIQQWRREDEDAVAMALQATRLTGLSGALVDELSGGQRQRVWVAMLLAQQTPVMLLDEPTTFLDISHQFDLLELLRDLNEQGKTVVTVLHDLNQAARYARHLIVMKDGRVVTAGAPGEVITPPLIEEVFGLRALVVPDPVTGTPTVVPLDPRGARADRL; encoded by the coding sequence ATGACGACACCCGCGCACCCGGTACTGCACGCAGAGCGCGCCACCATCGGCTACGAACGCACGATCATCGCCAAGAACATCGACGTCGCTGTGGAGGAGCAGTCATTCACCGCCATCATCGGCCCGAACGGGTGCGGCAAGTCCACGCTGCTGCGCGCATTCGCCCGAGTGCTGAAACCATCCGAGGGACGAATCCTGCTGAGCGGCGAAGATCTCGCCTCACTGAAACCGAAAGAGGTCGCGCGCAGACTCGGCCTCCTCCCCCAGAGCTCCCTCGCGCCCGACGGGATCCGCGTCGCCGACCTCGTCGCCCGCGGCCGGGCGCCGTACCAGAACCTCATACAGCAGTGGCGACGCGAGGACGAGGATGCCGTCGCTATGGCGCTGCAAGCGACCCGGCTCACCGGCCTCTCCGGCGCACTCGTCGACGAGCTCTCCGGCGGGCAGCGGCAGCGCGTCTGGGTGGCGATGCTGCTCGCTCAGCAGACCCCCGTCATGCTGCTCGACGAACCGACCACCTTCCTCGACATCTCGCACCAGTTCGATCTGCTGGAGCTGCTGCGCGACCTCAACGAGCAGGGCAAGACGGTCGTCACCGTACTGCACGACCTCAACCAGGCAGCCCGCTACGCCCGGCACCTCATCGTGATGAAAGACGGGCGAGTGGTCACCGCCGGCGCACCGGGCGAGGTCATCACCCCGCCCCTGATCGAGGAGGTCTTCGGGCTCCGCGCGCTCGTGGTGCCCGACCCCGTGACCGGAACGCCCACCGTCGTCCCCCTCGACCCGCGCGGTGCGCGGGCCGATCGACTATGA
- a CDS encoding prenyltransferase, which yields MVPTVRPAALLRFAFTASRPVSWVNTAFPFAAAMLLATGEVNAILVVGTLYYLIPYNLAMYGINDVFDYASDINNPRKGGIEGGLMPPEYHRPLLWLVAATNLPFVAWMIAIGSPAAVAAILVSTFAVIAYSAPVLRFKERPVLDSLTSSTHFVSPAVVGLTLAGATFDGALVLLLAAFFAWGVAAHAFGAVQDIVPDRAAGIGSIATVFGARWTVRFSLVLWSIAGLLMLATPWPGPLAAVVAVPYLVNCAPYARVTDAESGRTNRAWRRFIWLNYASGFLVTMILILHWSLVS from the coding sequence ATGGTTCCGACGGTGCGCCCGGCGGCGCTCCTGCGCTTCGCATTCACGGCATCGCGGCCGGTGAGCTGGGTGAACACCGCCTTCCCGTTCGCGGCCGCCATGCTGCTGGCGACGGGAGAGGTGAACGCGATCCTCGTCGTCGGAACGCTCTACTACCTGATTCCCTACAACCTCGCGATGTACGGCATCAACGACGTCTTCGACTACGCCTCGGACATCAACAACCCGCGGAAGGGCGGTATCGAGGGCGGCCTCATGCCTCCCGAGTACCACCGGCCGCTGCTCTGGCTGGTCGCGGCGACGAACCTGCCGTTCGTGGCCTGGATGATCGCCATCGGCAGTCCCGCGGCGGTCGCTGCGATCCTCGTGAGCACGTTCGCCGTCATCGCCTACTCGGCACCGGTACTCAGGTTCAAAGAGCGGCCCGTGCTCGACTCGCTCACCTCGAGCACCCACTTCGTGAGTCCGGCCGTGGTCGGCCTCACCCTCGCGGGAGCCACGTTCGACGGTGCGCTCGTGCTGCTGCTGGCGGCCTTCTTCGCGTGGGGCGTCGCTGCCCACGCGTTCGGGGCAGTCCAAGACATCGTGCCCGACCGGGCCGCCGGCATCGGTTCGATCGCGACGGTCTTCGGTGCGCGGTGGACGGTGCGGTTCTCGCTGGTGCTCTGGAGCATCGCGGGTCTCCTCATGCTCGCGACCCCGTGGCCCGGTCCGCTCGCCGCGGTGGTCGCGGTGCCCTACCTCGTGAACTGTGCCCCGTATGCGCGGGTGACGGACGCCGAATCCGGGCGCACGAACCGTGCCTGGCGGCGTTTCATCTGGCTCAACTACGCGTCAGGATTCCTCGTGACGATGATCCTCATCCTCCACTGGTCGCTCGTGTCATAG
- a CDS encoding AraC family transcriptional regulator — MDALSMDADRVDPNVHLLFWQQRGAGECRIAGLAHRLTVDEALWVPAGVAYAISVGPDSVLCPLGFDVDTRPTEAHGPGIVEVTDEMRRLCLLLAQMRSMFVRSDSNLEYELLRIIEVALADPALTVPGSPAARHAALALRRDPGDRRSAREWAAAGHVSVRTLERSFRDETGLSFREWRARCRMRAARGLLAQGEAPGSVAQLVGYADPSAFGRAFRVETGLTPGAYLRDRAPLGASGLRGGAGPQISPMGSRFSAWNVSSMRP, encoded by the coding sequence ATGGATGCACTCTCGATGGACGCTGACCGTGTCGATCCGAACGTGCATCTGCTGTTCTGGCAGCAGCGCGGTGCGGGGGAGTGCCGGATCGCAGGCCTCGCCCACCGGTTGACCGTCGACGAGGCGCTCTGGGTGCCGGCCGGTGTCGCCTACGCGATCTCGGTCGGGCCGGACTCGGTGCTCTGCCCACTCGGCTTCGACGTCGACACGCGTCCGACTGAAGCTCACGGGCCTGGCATCGTCGAGGTGACCGACGAGATGCGCAGACTCTGCCTGCTCCTGGCGCAGATGCGCTCGATGTTCGTGCGCTCGGACTCGAATCTCGAGTACGAACTGCTCCGCATCATCGAGGTGGCGCTCGCCGATCCGGCGCTCACGGTACCGGGGAGTCCGGCGGCTCGGCACGCCGCCCTGGCGCTGCGGCGGGACCCCGGAGACCGCCGTTCAGCGCGCGAGTGGGCCGCCGCGGGACACGTCTCAGTGCGGACGCTCGAGCGGAGTTTTCGGGATGAGACGGGACTCAGTTTTCGGGAGTGGCGTGCCAGATGCCGGATGCGCGCCGCGCGGGGCCTTCTCGCGCAGGGTGAGGCGCCCGGCTCGGTCGCGCAGCTCGTGGGCTACGCCGATCCGAGTGCATTCGGTCGCGCGTTTCGCGTCGAGACCGGCCTGACCCCCGGCGCGTACCTGCGGGATCGCGCCCCGCTCGGTGCATCGGGCCTCCGTGGGGGTGCTGGCCCTCAGATCTCGCCGATGGGTTCGCGCTTCTCGGCCTGGAACGTGTCCTCGATGCGCCCGTAG